Part of the Woronichinia naegeliana WA131 genome, AAGAAGACAAAGCCATTCACATTACTTGCCGATATTTTAGCTCCAAACTCTACTGCTTTTCCCGCTTTTCCACGCACTATTGGACGCACGTGAGGTTGGCTTACACTCACAATTCTGTTTTCTACTTTATTTGTCTTTTTTTCATACATTTCTAACTGTTGCTCATACACTTTTCCTATCGTTACAAGCTCTTCTTGCTCTTTTTTCGTTAGTTTTTCTAACTTTGCTCCCTCTTCTATCATTTTTTCTATATGAGACAAGTTTCTTTTTATATATCCTAGTTGTTTTTTTGTTCCTTTTCTTCTTTCTTTTTTTGACACACGACGTTTTTTTGCTATGGCTAAGTACTCTTTTCTTGCCACTTCCCTATAAGTCCTCGGCTTTTCTTTCCTTTTCTCTTTTATTTCTTCATACAGCTTATCTATTATTTTTTCTGTTTTTTCTCTGGCATCATTCAATATTCCTATATCCGTTGGATATTTTATATCTGCTGGTGTACAAGTCGCATCTAACAATAACTTTCCTTCATTTTCTTTTTTTCTGACGCTACACCCGTCGCTTTTTTTTCTATTTCTTTATTAATTTTATTTATTAATTCCATTCCTATTTTTTTACGAAAATGAACCATCATTGACGCATTAAATGCTTCTTTGCTACTATAGCTTTCCATTCCTATAAAGTACTGTAAATAAGGGTTCTCTTTTATTTGTTCTACTGTTTCTCTGTCACTTTTTCCTGAAATTTCTTTGATAATTAATGCTCCTAATGCCATTCTAAATGATTTGGCTGGGGCTCCTTTTTTTTCTGTGAAGTTTTTTGCATATTCTTCCTCATATTCTTCCCAGGGAATCATTTTTGACATTTCTATCCAACGATTTTCTTCGTCTAACTGCCCGCCGAACAGATTTTTCAAGTTTTCTGGTGTTTCAATTGAGTACTGTTGCTTTCGGTACATCTGCTTTCTCTCTTCTTAATGCAATGGTTTTGAGGCATTCTACCCTATTTTCGTGCATTCTAGCGGTTCTTAATTCGCCTACTATTTTTCTCCGTAAAGGTTTCAGCTTTTTTCAGCAAGCCCTATTTATTAATTCCATTCCTATTTTTTTACGAAAATGAACCATCATTGACGCATTAAATGCTTCTTTGCTACTATAGCTTTCCATTCCTATAAAGTACTGTAAATAAGGGTTCTCTTTTATTTGTTCTACTGTTTCTCTGTCACTTTTTCCTGAAATTTCTTTGATAATTAATGCTCCTAATGCCATTCTAAATGATTTGGCTGGGGCTCCTTTTTTTTCTGTGAAGTTTTTTGCATATTCTTCCTCATATTCTTCCCAGGGAATCATTTTTGACATTTCTATCCAACGATTTTCTTCGTCTAACTGCCCGCCGAACAGATTTTTCAAGTTTTCTGGTGTTTCAATTGAGTACTGTTGCTTTCGGTACATCTGCTTTCTCTCTTCTTAATGCAATGGTTTTGAGGCATTCTACCCTATTTTCGTGCATTCTAGCGGTTCTTAATTCGCCTACTATTTTTCTCCGTAAAGGTTTCAGCTTTTTTCAGCAAGCCCTACTTAATCTTTTAGAGTTTAAGTTGATTTTCTTCTCTTTTTAGTTTTTGATATAGTCTATTTTTAAGCTAGATTTCTTTTTTGATTCCACTCTACTAATATGCGATTACCCTGAGTATCAATGGCTTCTTTGAGAGCTATTTTAGAACTTTGTTTACATTTTTTATCCTTGCCTGAAGTTAAGGCACTGGTATCGTCTAGCTAGAAGCTACAAACGTTGCAATACGGGAGGTTCAAGAAATCAGGCGAATTTGGAGTAAGTCCTCCCAAGTTAACCCTTTTTCAATTATACCGAGAGCTACAGCAGGAACTTCTCTAGTCGTAAAATGGCTGCGAACAAAGTTATGAACCATCCAGAAAATATCTAGGACTCGCTGTAATCCCACAACAGATTTAGCATAAGTATTTGTACGACGACGAAAGGCGGCTAAATAGCGTCGGATAGCACTATTAAATGCCTCAACGTGGTTGGCATGGATGTCCTTTTCTTCTGGTTTTTCTGTTGTCTCTGGATGTTCTGGTTTCGGAGTTTCTACTTTCTTTAGTTTACCCTCAGAATCTCGACGTTTACTACTCTTATTTTTTAGTCTTACCACAAGACCCTTCGGTAATACTTTGGTGGGACGACCTCGCTTTCCAGTCCTTAATACTTCGTGACAAATATTAAATAGCAGTTGACTATATCGCTTTTCTCCATCTGTAAATAACTGGAGAGATTCTGCACTCCTTTCAAATAATTCCGCTACCGTCATCATTGCTTCTAGAAATAATTTCTGCTCTTTTCGACCACATTTTAAATGCCAAATAAAGCGGCTAGCCCTGTCCATGAGCACGATTGTCCACCCCTCAGAGGCACTTGCTTCTTTATTTTTTCCAACTTTTGTGTATAGTTCATCCCCTTCTATTACTAATTTAACAAATTCATTCACTAAGGCGTATAAAAATAATGTCTCTTGTAATCCTGATAATTTCTTTTCCCAATTCAATATTGTTGTTTTCGCGTAGCCGAATACTCGGGCTGCTGCATTTAATCCTATTCCTTCCATTCTGGCTTTTAATACTTTTACAATTTCACTTAATGGGGTTTCTAAGCCAGCGATTACGCTACCATAAGTCTCAGCAAAACAAGAACTACATTCTTGACAAATGAACATTTTACGTTCCCCGTTACCTTTCGTTTGATAATGAGAATGTATTTTTACTTTTTCACTATAGCAATGAGGGCAGTTTTTCTGAAATAAGGCTTCCTCTTTCTCTTGGGGTAAGCCAATATCACTTAGGAGGTCAATTGAGCTTTTATTCAATGTTGACATTGCTTTCTGTTTTCCCTTTCTTTAATATAATGACAATAATAATAGTATAACAAAAACGGGAATATGTCCAGTCGTAAGTTATTTTCTATTTTCTCAAACTCTTACACCATAACTTTTTCTAGCTTTGATCACACGATACCAGTACCGAAGTTAATGCACAGCTATTCACACTAGCTCGCATGAGCTATCCCGCTTCTTCGACAACCTGCGGAATGTGGGTTCTTAACATTACTTTTAATTTATTTTGCTGACAGCAAACCCAGGAATTGTATTGAGTTCTCCCTGGGTATTCTTATTCCGTCTTATTGTCTAAGAGCCAGTGCTAATCATGTTTTAACTAGCATGATTTTTATACCAATCAATGGTATTTTTTAAGCCTTGACGTAGATCGATTTGGGCTGTAAATTCAAAGGCAGCTTTTGCCTTACTGGTATCCAAGCAACGACGGGGTTGACCATTCGGTTGATCGGTTTCCCAGACAATTTCCCCCTCAAAATTCATTAATTCGCAGATCAATTCAACCAGATCTTTGATAGAAATTTCATAATTGGTTCCTAAATTAATCGGATCGGACTGATCGTAAAACTGGGTTCCCATCACAATACCCCGTGCCGCATCGGTTGAGTATAAAAACTCGCGGGTCGGACTGCCATCTCCCCAAACGGCTAGGGTTTTATCACCTCGTTGTTGTGCTTCATAAACTTTGCGAATTAAAGCTGGAATGACATGGGAACTACGGGGATCAAAATTATCTTCTGGGCCATAGAGATTAACGGGTAACAGATAAATACCATTAAAACCGTATTGTAGGCGGTAGGACTCTAATTGTACCAAAAGAGCTTTTTTCGCAATGCCGTAGGGAGCATTTGTTTCTTCGGGATAACCATTCCAGAGATCTTCTTCTTTGAAGGGAACAGGGGTAAATTTGGGATAGGCACAGATCGTCCCGACACAGACAAACTTTTCCACACCCGCTTCCTGGGCCGCATGGATAATCTGGGTTCCCATCATTAAATTATCGTAGAATAACTCGGCTGGCTTTTCCCGATTCAGGCCAATACCACCGACATGGGCTGCTAGATGGATAATAATATCCTGTTCTTTAACAACGGCCTGACAATTTTCCCAGCGTCGTAAATCCTGATCGCGCGATCGCGGCACAGTAATTTTTTCGGGTTCAGCCCCTGCTTGACACAATTGGTCAACCACTTGTTTGCCTAAAAAGCCAGCTCCTCCTGTTACCACAATCCGTTTATTACTTAAGGTTGTCACCATTTTTCTATCCTCATAACTGGGTTAACCGAATGCTTTAGTCAACCATTATGCTGGTTGGTTGACGAACGAAGGCATTATCTTGGGAAAGGAGAAATTTTTCTCGCTCTGTTTGGTTAGGAGAGGTTAAACCTAATACTGATAAATCTGCTTCTACCATGAGACGCACTAACTCCTCAAAGGTGACAGAGTAATCCCAATGCAGAGTCTGTTTGGCCTTCGTGGGATCACCAATCAAAAGG contains:
- a CDS encoding IS1 family transposase yields the protein MSTLNKSSIDLLSDIGLPQEKEEALFQKNCPHCYSEKVKIHSHYQTKGNGERKMFICQECSSCFAETYGSVIAGLETPLSEIVKVLKARMEGIGLNAAARVFGYAKTTILNWEKKLSGLQETLFLYALVNEFVKLVIEGDELYTKVGKNKEASASEGWTIVLMDRASRFIWHLKCGRKEQKLFLEAMMTVAELFERSAESLQLFTDGEKRYSQLLFNICHEVLRTGKRGRPTKVLPKGLVVRLKNKSSKRRDSEGKLKKVETPKPEHPETTEKPEEKDIHANHVEAFNSAIRRYLAAFRRRTNTYAKSVVGLQRVLDIFWMVHNFVRSHFTTREVPAVALGIIEKGLTWEDLLQIRLIS
- a CDS encoding GDP-L-fucose synthase, with translation MTTLSNKRIVVTGGAGFLGKQVVDQLCQAGAEPEKITVPRSRDQDLRRWENCQAVVKEQDIIIHLAAHVGGIGLNREKPAELFYDNLMMGTQIIHAAQEAGVEKFVCVGTICAYPKFTPVPFKEEDLWNGYPEETNAPYGIAKKALLVQLESYRLQYGFNGIYLLPVNLYGPEDNFDPRSSHVIPALIRKVYEAQQRGDKTLAVWGDGSPTREFLYSTDAARGIVMGTQFYDQSDPINLGTNYEISIKDLVELICELMNFEGEIVWETDQPNGQPRRCLDTSKAKAAFEFTAQIDLRQGLKNTIDWYKNHAS